AGGCTTGTTTGTGTCAAGCATTTTCTTGAAGAGTCATATATGGCTAATATGTCTGCCTTATTTCTTATCTTCAGTGCTGATAACAACACAATGAATTTTTATTTACTAATATGTTTCATTTGCTTTTGCAGAGGCATGCAGACTTATGATGAGTGTCACATGTTCAATTCCTGATTTTACTTGTATTTCATCTGCAAAGGTTGCACTTCATTATTCAATTTATTCTCACTGCAAAATCTCTCTATTTGTAATAGATACACAGATATTTCTTAATGAAGTATGCTGTCACAAATTTTTGCTTCTTAACTAGTAAAGTTGGGTTGTTTCATTTTAGTAGTATTTCTTGTCTGAAATAAGAGCCTAGATTTTAGTGCTGATGCCTATAAACTCTGAGGCTGTGAGATTCCAATGACTGCTTAGTTCTCTCTTTTCCCAGTTCAAAAGTGAATGAATTGTTAGCTAGTTAGAGCTTAATGTTGGGGTTTTTGAGGCCTTTTGTGTACCAACATTATTTCGTCTGAACTCATCGCATGTTTCTTGTCGTATGTTCGTCTTTGAGATTCAGATAAGATTGGTTTATCTTATCGAATTATTATCTCTGGACTAGAACTTCTAGTTCTACTATCTTTACTTTGACTGTTAGGGAAACTTTTTCCTCCATGAATAATGACATAAAACAGATGATTGCAATGAATTTTTTCTATGACCCATGACTTCTGGAGATATGTTAAGTACATTAATTCTGTCTACTATTCTGAAACTTGTTATCAGATTAACAGCATTGATACTTTTATCTACCATTCATACCATAAAAAGTTGGTTCTGGCATTATGTTATGTGTTTTGAGTTTCAAACCTTGTGCTAGGTAGGAAAACTTCATTAGAGTATAAAAGAACTTTTCTCTTCCTCAAGCTGCTTTTCCTTCCCAAACAATTTTTTAACTTTCTGTGCTTCAGTTTGTAAATACTAATATTGCGCTTTTTTGTTGTCTATTTACAGTTGGTCAAGTTGCTTGAGTTGAGGGAGGCAAATCACGTCGAGTTCTGCAAAATAAAGAATGTGGTTGATGAAATACTGCAGATGTATAGAAATTCAGAGCTTCGTGCTATTTTAGAGTTACTGATGGATCCTACTTGGGTGGCAACTGGGTTAAAAGTTGATTTTGATACACTAGTAAGTGATGTTGGGGTTTCTATTCCACTTCCATTAAGAGTTCCTGTACAGTATATTATTGATTGGTGCATAAAGAGCAATAATCTCGTGCACTTCAGTTTGGGATAGGTGGACAGGaatcattctctttttttttgaaattgctttttttctttttctttttcctttttcattaaATGCTTTTGCATTGTATTGGGTTAGAGATCAAAGATGAAAGTCTGGAGCTACTCTAACTGTCTAGCGAGAGTGTACCTTGTCATTTGAATAACTCCTCCATtaagtttttaaatttcttCTTACATTGTAAAAGCTCGGCTACATTTTCTACCTGGCGAGAACCTTTTATGTCAACTCTATTACAACTCTAGGTGATCGATAGAAAGTTTAGATATGAAGATCATcaaaagaattgaaggaatACTAGATCGTGATACTTCTTTGGATGAACATACTCTTTTATAGCTTATACATGGGACTAACAGCATTTAGAGGCATGTAATAACTGTTGAATATACTGGAAATATAAACTTTGGCGATCATAATTTAGCTTCCTGGTGGTAACACACATGCACATGCCTCTTGCTTTTTCTATAATTATTTCTACTCTTGTAGGGTTTATACTGGTCttattttttgccttttttattTGGTCCATGCCCAGTGTATTCTTCATAGCTGTTTTACTTGGATTTTGTTTTTGCCATTCTTTCAAAAGGTGCTTTGATTTTAGATCTGATTAAGATTAACCCCTCATTACTTCAGGTAAATGAATGTGGAGAGATTTCTTGTAGAATCAGTGAAATAATATCTGTACATGGTGAAAGTGATCAAAAGATAAGTTCCTATCCTATCATcccaaatgatttttttgaagATATGGAGTCTTCATGGAAAGGTCGTGTCAAGAGGATCCATTTGGAGGAAGCATATGCAGAAGTAGAAAAGGCTGCAGATGCTTTATCTTTGGCTGTGAGTCTCTTCTATTTATCTTCAATAATTCTAATGATTTACAAGTTGTGCATCTGCGTGCGCTTTAGTACTGTTTTTGGTAACTAAAATATTCATTGCTGTAAAGGCAGTCAGCTTTTTTAATGTCAAGTGAAAGCCTTGTGGATAAACAGTAAGACTATCACGGATTATACTGACTGACTAACAATTTTGGGGTAACCATTAGACAAATAAACAAGGTAACATTTTAATAGTGGCACGGAATTAACTGAAATGTTGTCAATCTGAGTGGTCCTAAAGATAATCTATGTTGATTGATTTTGAAGAATGGGGCAATCAGCTCTGGACCATTGGTACTGTTTCTGGGGTTGCTGTGCTAGCCTTTGGTTGCTCTAAGAATGTATGATGCCATTGGGTTTtagcttcttttcttttggggtAGGGTGTCTAGgctatataattatttatatgctTTTGCTGGTTGACTAACCAGATTGAGATTCTGTGTCTGAAACAAATGAtctataaaaataaagttttcgGTGAAGTGGTTTTAATTGCTTCAGGCATATAGATCTTGAACTATAGAAGTTCAACCTGTACTTTATAGCAGCAACTGTGCAAGTCGGTCCCAAGACTGGCAgcgaaaattaaaaaaggaaaaaagaagaagaaagaggcaCACAAGAATTTGAAATTAATGAACTTAACAACCAAACTCTCAAATATTTAAGTGGCCTTCCATTCTGTTTCTAGATAACAGAAGATTTCCTGCCTATAATTTCAAGAATAAGGGCCACCATGGCCCCACTTGGAGGAACCAAAGGGGAGATTTTGTATGCTCGAGAGCATGAAGCTGTATGGTTTAAGGGAAAGCGATTTATTCCAACTGTTTGGGCTGGAACCACTGGAGAAGAACAAATTAAGCATCTCAGACCTGCTCTAGATTCAAAGGGGAAGAGGGTTGGAGAAGAATGGTTCACTACAATGAGGGTGGAAGATGCAATAGCGAGGTTTCTTGGTTTACTTTGAAGCCAATTTGTGATTCTCACAAGAAAATACTTTCTTTggtaaatatttgtttggaTCTCTTTCACAGGTATCATGAGGCAAGTGCCAAGGCAAAGTCAAGGGTCTTGGAATTGCTAAGGGAACTTTCTTCTGAATTACAAGCAAAGATCAATATCCTTATCTTTGCATCCGTCTTGATTGTGATAGCAAAGGCATTATTTTCTCATGTGAGGTTAGTGACCCGAATCTACTGATTATCTGAAAAAGcagttttcttcctttcttaagggattgcttcttcttttttccgcCTTTGAGGGGTGGGTGGCACTTCtgcaatttcttattttttccgCCTAAGAGTGTACTTATCTTCTTAGATATAATATATTTCCATTCCTCGCATATCActacagaaaaagaaaaactggAATTAGCTACAAACTTCGTCGCTAAATTGCTCGTAGTTAACAAATTTTTCTGATACTCCGtcgctaaataggattagcAACGGATTTTGCTGTTTAGTTACAGAATTTGTCCGTCGCAAATACTATAGTCTAGAAGGTTCCTTTTCAGAAATGACATTGCACTGATGAACAACTTAATCCTTCACTACAGAAAGAATCACAGCGATACTGCTATAAGCCATTAAAGAATACAGGGACATCAATGCTATTAATCTATTGCGTGATATGAACAGAATGAGCTTGTACCTTGTAGTTTTGAGTTCAGTTACGCTAATGTGCTAATGAAGAATCAGAGGAAGTGGAAGGAGAAGGATAGTGCATTGTCTATCCTGATGAATGCTGCATAAGATTTGGAAGGAAGGAAACTGAGGTGTTTTTTCAAATGGAGAGAGTACTTTGTTCCAGATGCTAAACTGTTACTGTATTTTTGGATTACACATGAAATACCATCGTGTTTAGAGGACTGCATGACTTTGTAGAGAAGGATATTGCATATAAAATACTAGTTTGATCTATTTCATAGATTTGTGAAAAATTAGTAGTGCATATAAAGTGAATATAGGATATAAGTGGGGCTTTCTTAAATTCTCTCCAGGTCTTTTGTTATATTCTGTTGGTTCTTTATATTGGTATATCATAAAATTTTCTCATCAAGTGCCAATAGCTAAAGCCATTTCATTTTGAAGAGTTGTATAGAATGTGCTCAGAGCTTTGCATTACTTTTTCACTTATCCTGTTTACCTTTCCCCTGATTTGAGCTTATAATCTTAATCTTGGTTTCTTATCAGTGAAGGGAGAAGAAGAAATTGGGTTTTCCCAACAATCACACAATTTAACAAATGTCAGGTACTCTTCAGAGTCTTTGCTTCTTTGACGTTTTCTAAATATTAGTACCACCACAGCTTGGTGTAAACTTAACACTTCACACATATCCATCAGATGACTTTAAGAAACTTCACAACTATTTGAGGGAAAATACATTTTAAGAATTTGGGTGTGATGACTGGTGCATTCGTGCTCTGCTGTATTTTTTTCGGAAGACTACttaaggagaaaaatatgacatGGAATACAAACCTCATCCTGGTGTCATTTTATGGGGAAAGTCTTCATAAGTTTATCTGATATTCCTGTGGTCCAATTACTTGAAATTAAAATGCAGGACATGGAGGCACTTAATGGAAGTGTGGGAATGAAGATAATTGGTCTCTTTCCTTATTGGTTTGATGCAGTACGAGGGACTGGTGTACAGAATACAGTAGATATGCAGTCAATGTTTCTTTTGACAGGTCCAAATGGTGGGGGTAAATCAAGCTTGCTGCGATCGTTATGTGCAGCTGCATTGTTAGGAATGTGCGGGTTCATGGTTCCTGCTGAATCAGCTGTCATTCCTCATTTTGACTCAATTATGCTGCATATGAAATCATATGATAGTCCTGCTGATGGTAAAAGTTCATTTCAGGTACATCATATGTTCCatattcttcaatttatagcaTAGATGGTTTCTTCTTGTCCTATTTGCTAGAAACATAGTACTTTTATCTGCAAATAAACCAAGACATAGGTGCTTTCTCTGCTTTCCGCAACCGTAACCACTTGTCATTCCGATTACTTCATCCATAAACcttctttcaatttcaaaataGTGATACACTCTGAAAAAGTAAAGGAGAAGCTTCCATTCTAGAAGTGGTAGCTTCCTGCCTCCCTCGGGTGAGAAGTTCCTAGCAGCTAATCGTTTCACTTTTTGCATGCATTTGCTCGCTGTTGATGATTTTTGCTTGTTAAGACTACTTGTGTTTGACTGCAATCCATAGTCAAGAGGGATGCAAAATTCCTTGAATGGTTTAGTTTGACATTTTGGCGCAGCGGATCGAGTATAGTGGATGTATGACAAGAACTTTGTGGCTGTCTTGACAGAAAAAATTTAGTACATAGCAGTTCTACTGTAGTTTTATCATGGTAAAAACGGTAATCATTATCTTCTGGTTATATTATTGGTTCTTATTTTGGATCTTCTTCCCTTGCATCTGTCTCTTTGATTAATCTGTAGGTTATGGTGATGATAGTTCCACTTATAGCATATGTTCTTTCTGAGAGTGAAGCTATTTCCTTCTTTTGTGTAATAATCTTGACTCTAGGTGTTGGTGTTTCTGTTCATCAGTTTTCACTTTTCCTTGGTGAAATAGTAAAGTCTCAGGGTTTTTTGAAGGCAACATTCTGACTCTTAGTGGTCTAACATGCCCCAGATTGAAATGTCTGAGATACGTTCTCTGATTACTGGTGCCACTTCAAGCAGTCTTGTACTTATAGATGAAATATGTCGAGGAACAGAAACAGCTAAAGGGACATGTATTGCTGGAAGTGTCATAGAAACCCTGGACGCAATTGGCTGTTTGGGAATTGTATCAACCCACTTGCATGGAATTTTCGATTTACCCCTGAAAGTCAAGAGGACTGTGTATAAAGCAATGGGAGCTGAGTATGTTGATGGTCAACCAATACCAACTTGGAAACTCATTGATGGGGTCTGTAAAGAGAGTCTAGCATTTGAAACAGCTCAGAGAGAAGGAATTCCAGAAATATTAGTTCGAAGAGCAGAAGAATTGTATAATTCAGCTTATGGGAATCAGATACCAAAGAAGAAAGACCAATTAAGACCTATTTGTTCAGATATTGACCTCAAAAGCTCCAACCAATTAAATGCTACAAGACAAATAGCTTTGGGTTCTAGCACAAAGTTAATGCAGCGAATGGGAATTTCGAGCAAGGAACTTGAAGATGCTATCTCTCTAATCTGTCAGAAGAAGTTAATTGAGCtgtataaaatgaaaaatgaatcaGAAGTGAAAACAGTGAATTGTGTTCTTATTGCTGCCAGGGAGCAGCCAGCTCCATCTACAATTGGTGCTTCAAGTGTCTATATTATGCTAAGACCTGACAAACAGTTGTACGTGGGACAGGTACATTTATCCCTTCTTCCAGTTTGTGTCTTAAAGTGCAACCATATGCTGTCGGATCaatagttttatatgttatgcttTACCGTGATGCTGTACTAGTTGGAGGAAGCATGCACATTTTGTTCTAAAAAATTGCTTTGCTGCATGATTGTCTGGTGAATAACTGAATAGGTGTTCTATTGTCAGTTTCTTTCAggagtttttgtttttgtttttgatttttaaagttgtgGTGCCTCTTTACAAAGACATTGTGAAATGAATGGTCTGACATACATCATTTACTTATCAAAATGAATTCTGTGGGCACATCAGTGCAAAATCTAGTCCTTTTGTGTATTTTGAACTATTACTTCTCTACGAGTTGGAGGATGCCTGCGTATTTTGCATCTCATAAAGACTTGAGGCTCATTTTGTTCTCGAAAATTGTTTCCCTACACGAATGTCTAGAGAATAACTGAATAGGTGTTCTATCTTCAGtttctttttagtatttttgttAAGTTTGTTTTTCCGAAATGCCTTTTCAAAGTTGAGGATGTATTTCTGTTCAAAGATATTTCGAAATAAATGGTCCAGTAGACAGATTTCACTATCTAATATCCAAATGAAGTCTATGGCACATCCGAACGTTAATCTTCCTTTCAGTTATTGTGAGCTATTACTTCCATTTACATGGTATACATTCTTCTTTCTCTGTTATATGTACAGACTGATGATCTTGAGGGCAGAGTCCGTGCACATCGCTTGAAGGAAGGAATGGAAAATGCTTCATTCCTATATTTCTTAGTCTCTGGCAAGAGCATAGCCTGCCAATTGGAAACTCTTCTAATAAACCAGCTTCCTAATTATGGTTTTCAGCTAACAAACATTGCTGACGGTAAGCATCGGAATTTTGGCACGACTAGTCTCTCCCTGGAACCTTCAACCGCGCTTAGATGAACTCGCCATCAATCTGTTGTTGAAGAGTTCAAGTtggtgtataaagattgtatatcAGATCTGTATTGTTAGGCTGttagttttggaaattttaaggGATGAGCAATTCAACCTGCAGTGGCTGCAGCAATTTTGGGTTAGTTTTAGCTTCTCCACCTATGTATAGCTCATCATCACCTGTGAAACTGAAGGTGAATTCTGTTGTAAGTTGTGTCTGATTTTGATTTATCTGTGAGTAACATTTAAAAGGGACACACAAGTGACCCCCACCCTTATTGCTTAAAAGGGATGATTTTGACAAATATTCATTTTTAGGAGtgctaattaaaaaataatcagCATGTGTAATAATTAATAAGCAACCCAAATTTAATAAAACTATAAACAACACAAAGGGTAGGAAAAACGTTGAATACATAAACCAAAGAAAAAGTAGAATAAGCAAAAGTCCTCTATAAATAGCCGATGCACCTGAAAATTCTCACTCAATACAATTTTTCGTAGAAACCGCAAAAAGAAATGAGAGTTCAAgaaatgcaacaacaacaatcaattcCTTTTGATTCCACACCGTTGATTGCATCGCCATGCTCTTGCCTCAGCTGCGCTGTAATACACCATCACTGCCGCCGCCGTTACTGCAGAAACACCTGAAAAAATACCCTCTATTGGCGGCACAAGCACCACCACAACATTACTTTAACCACTTTATTCTATCTCCGGTGACACAAGCAGTGATACTCCACAATTACCATTTCCAAGGACTGCACATCAATGCACATGATTGAATTTGACAGATTAGTGATTGCTCTGTTGATATCACAAGTGTCTTCTCAAATCTATGGCCTTCATTCCGATGGAGTACTGCGTCGCTTCCTCTTGCGCATGACATTAAATCTAGGAAAATATAAGCTATCCAAACATGTTGGATCCACTGGACAAAACACATACTCGAGATGATTTGATATATAAGTTGTCCTCACAAATTGTCGTTGTTTAGGATAATAGATGGAAAAACTGTGACGCTCTGGTCCATGAAATATAACTTCACAATTCTCTGTGGTGCACAAAAGCTTATAATTATTGAGAAAACCCTCGCAATCAAAAGTTGGTATGTTGCGAATTCTCATTAACCATTTCCAACATTCTTGTTTCATGATCCAGATGTTCAATCCATTGAAATCACAATTGCCGCCATATGCACAAAGGCGACCTTTCAAAGTAGACAAATGAAACAAGTACTCATATTCATTGGTAGAAATTTGTATCGGAGACTCCTTCAATTCATCCGACTTTGCACTAAAGTATATAATTGTAGAAGTTTTACGTACATAATGGTCAAGTTTCTGATTCAAAGACCAATATACATGATTTTTAGTGCCAATTCCTTGACTGCACACGTTTCTCCTTGAATTAGATACTAATTCAAGTTCAGGGAGACGTTGTTGTAATACAGGCAGAGTTGGTTTCTTTGTCCAAGAATCCCTACTTGTAGAGTACACAACATAAAATAAGCTATAAATCAATATAACCTTATAATCATCAGTGGTAGAATCATAGCACAACCCACAAGCACGAGGAAGTGTATATTCACGAGGTTTCATATATGAACACTCAAGAATGTGGTGTTGTCTCGATGATGGATTCCACAAAACAAATCTCTTGTAAGCCTTAGGTTTCTTCAATAGTACCAAGCCATCATATGAGCACAAGACATGTGCACCTTGGAATTCTTTTAGAGGAAATTGTTTCTTTTCAGTGATAACTTTATTAAGATtgttaaaatatataaattcaaACTCGCCAGTACTTTTTTGTAACAAGAGTTTTTCACGCCCTAGCACTTTGGATTGATCACGGTGAGCTTTTGTGAATTTAACATTGTCGGAAATCATAGCATTCCATGATTTAGAAACACATTTAAAACGTAACAAAGATGCAGTGTATACCTTAACAAGGATGTTGAAAAGGATATCATTTGGAAGAACAAATTTATCCTTTTTGATACGGCTCCCCTCTATTGTCGTTCGTAATTTTGCCTTTGACATAATTATTGAAGATCAATGCAGAGTGACTTGGGGTTAAGTTCTGCGGCGCCAGAACAAAATTAGAACTCTATAACTAGGGTTTAGTGTAAGAACTATTTATATTATCCGCGGTCATGTCAGTGTTACACCATCAGATAAAAATGACACCTTGCAGGTTACCATTCTTTccaagtttttcttttcttttccaattttgaAGTTATTAATAAAATTCTTGCACTTATTGCTTTCTTTGAAACTCTCCCTCTAATTCAATTTTTCTTCTAAAATCCTTCCACCACGTTATCTTTCTTTGcttcttttttaaattatttacggaaaaggctcaaatatgccatcgaactatcttGAAAGCAGCTTGTATGCCACTAcacgtcaatagtttggctcatttatgccatcgaactatcgaaaatgactcatttatgtcactcaccaatagtttgactcatttatgccatcgtcgTTAttaaaatgactcatccatgtcatttttcattGACGCTTAGGTtttacaacaattaaatatgaTACGTGACCTCAATTagatggttgtgggtgggtggGTGTATGGGtcgaatttttttattaatttgagatttaaaattgggctgatTTAATTTACGTGAACTCCTAATTGAGGTCATTTGTCATATACGGTATTGTAAATATACAAAACAGAGGTTTAacacatagtatatatacataaaaaaagttCTTTTACTTATTTACGGGTGTAATTTTTCGGCCATGAAGGACACCCTTGGATACATGTGGCATGGCTCCGCCTGTAGCaacatggggggggggggggtaagccAAACTATtaatgagtgacataaatgagccaaactgttgatgagtgacataaatgagtcatttccgataaTTCGATGGCATAATTGAGCCTTTTCCGAATTATTTATAAGAATCTACCCCAGTATATTTCTTCCCATAATTTAATTGAAGCACATAAGATTTTGATGCTGGATTTCAAGTAATTAAAAGGAGGAGGAAAAATTGAAATCCATTTGTAGAGAAATCACcgagaaaacaaaaagaatatgTGATAGCAAACCCTTTCAGCAAAAGTTCCCCAAGGTCAATAATGGTTGAAGCAtgaagatttttattttttttttttggtttgggtATCCGTATCAATTCGGATCTTATCCCGTACATCCTGATGGGTAGCCCCATTCTatgactctctctctctctccaaaaaaatttcatattCAAAACTCGACCAGTCTGATTAAGGCGATGAGAAATTTCATCTAAACATGAAGAATTACTCTCGCAAGTTAGCATATTTTGAGGTGTTAGAATTTTGCTgagaaaaaaacatgaaaacaatAGATctgatttattttataaaaggaAATAGTAGCTTAACTAATTTTGTTAAGAGTACAACTACGATTttacttctaatatttttcccCCTAAATTTTAGTTACATAAGTTAGGACTTAGTgtgataatatttttaatttacctgATGGTGTGAACTTAAACTCATTTATATATGATCaacatatataacttaaactctttcCTTAATTCATGTAGAAAAGTAAGTCCATAAATAGGAGGAAGAAAATAGGACTTTCATATGTAGGAACATATTAGGTTTAATTAACAAAACTAATTGGGATCTGCTGGTTTAAATGCTCAGATTTAATCTATGGGACAAGGTTTACCTGTTCCGATTTGTTTGAATTATCAATTTaaataagaaattattttataaataaagaaatcaatttcattgaattaatattttcttattagcACTACAAACTAATTCTTGTATAATAATGGGTAAATTAGTGAAACTGATCAAAATTTTAACCCGAAAAGGCCAAAAATACCCTCGAACTATGGAAATtaaaaatactccctccatccaccttttcaaatttcaaatacccCTTACTATCCACCTATTGGgtctaaaatacccttattCCTAATGTATCATTCTCATTGACACGTGGCATTTTTCATTGGTTggcttataaaattaattaaactaattGACCCAACTTTAAGtgcccccaccccctccccctcccccccccacTCCCACCCcgtgggaatttttttttttttggaaaaaaaagttgacttgttttttgcacccccaccccGCACCTACCTCCCCCCGCACCCCCTACCCTCCCCCCCCCCGAcgcaaaaaaattaatattttggaaaaaaaaagttttgacgttttttttgggttttttttaaacGGGAGGGGAGGCGAGCGTGGGGTCGGGGGGAGGAGTTGGGGGAGGAGtgggtgaaaaaaaaatcaactttttttttcattttggggAGGGAGGGGGGGTAGGGGTGCGGGTTTCGAGGGGggtctccaaaaaaaaaaaaacaaaactttttttttcaaaaatattaatttttttacgTCGGGGGGAGGGGGTAGGGGGTGCGGGGGAGGTGTAGGGTGCGGGGTGGggtgcgaaaaaaaaaaaattgtagtctACACTTGTGCCTTTAGATTTTGGTTGAAAATATATCATGTTTTTGtgagatatatatttttttgtaactCAATTACATTATACATTTTAATTTATCAAGACATTTTTCAAGTTTGTCCTTTTTACTAGGAAGTTGAGcgtaacaatattttttttttttgcaccccaccccGCACTcacacctcccccccccccgacggcaaaaaattaatatttttgaaaaacaaagttttgatgttttttttggtttttgtaaCTTCTCGGCCAACCCACACTTACGCCCTCCTTCAAcaaaaaaagttgacttttttttttcactcacaCCCTACGTTCCTTCCCCGTCCCCTCCTGCctaaaaaaacccaaaaaaaaacgtcaaaactttttttcaaaaatttttttttgcatcagTTGGGGGAGGGGGTGTGTGAAGGCGGGGGTGCgggtggggtgcaaaaaaaaaagtcaaccttttttcaaaaaaaatattttttcacggggggtgggggggtaaaaattatctcattaatattgcaaaaattaattagtttaattaattttataagccAACCAATAGAAAAAATGACACGTGTTTAATGAAAAGATTCATAGTGATGATATGTATTTTAGACTTACAGTGGTGATAAGGGTATTTTAGACCCAATAGGTGGACGATAAGGGTATTTCAATGGAAGGTGGATGGATGATTTTTGCACCATTTTCAATAGTTTGAgggtatttttggcccttttccgttttaacAATCAAGCCAAAAAAATCAAGCCAAAAAATAAGTAAGCAAGAAAAAGGTTGAATCAAACTAAATTTAATCTCGATTCGGATTAAAACATGTTttcaaagaataaaaaaaattaaatcaaataacGAAAaaccaaattgaaaaaaaaaaaaactatattcAAGAATCAAAATCAAAGCTTTAATATGAGATTAGATTCAATTACAAGTTAACATGTTTAATCAGATACCACTCCAAAATTAGAAATATAATCTCGGTTTATCACTATTCTGTGAATTTTGTCGCGAATACTTCATTCATTTTAATTAAATCATAACCACCTTTAATCAAATCGCAGAAGAAAATTAGTGAACATTCCAACAAttctgttttttttaaaaagaaaacaaagagaatttTAACTAATTAAGGTTAATTATTAGTAATTCTAGTTCTAATTAGGAAAAGTTCTTTAAATTTACGCACCAAATGAACGCCTAGAAAATTGAGACATACACCTAAGTTAATGCTGAGAAAATTGAATTTACGTCCCACGATACTTACACTCTACTAGTGCGTCTTACCTAGAGACTCGCCAGAAAACAgtcttttaaa
This portion of the Lycium ferocissimum isolate CSIRO_LF1 chromosome 1, AGI_CSIRO_Lferr_CH_V1, whole genome shotgun sequence genome encodes:
- the LOC132061530 gene encoding F-box/kelch-repeat protein At3g23880-like; its protein translation is MSKAKLRTTIEGSRIKKDKFVLPNDILFNILVKVYTASLLRFKCVSKSWNAMISDNVKFTKAHRDQSKVLGREKLLLQKSTGEFEFIYFNNLNKVITEKKQFPLKEFQGAHVLCSYDGLVLLKKPKAYKRFVLWNPSSRQHHILECSYMKPREYTLPRACGLCYDSTTDDYKVILIYSLFYVVYSTSRDSWTKKPTLPVLQQRLPELELVSNSRRNVCSQGIGTKNHVYWSLNQKLDHYVRKTSTIIYFSAKSDELKESPIQISTNEYEYLFHLSTLKGRLCAYGGNCDFNGLNIWIMKQECWKWLMRIRNIPTFDCEGFLNNYKLLCTTENCEVIFHGPERHSFSIYYPKQRQFVRTTYISNHLEYVFCPVDPTCLDSLYFPRFNVMRKRKRRSTPSE